Within the Sphingobium herbicidovorans genome, the region CGTAGAGGCCGACACCGACTGACACCCGTTGCGCCGACGCAAAATCCGGCCGCGCCCTTGGCAATCAGCCCGCTGGCACGGCGGTCGAACAGGTCAGTTGCTTGTCCGGCTTACAGATAGCGCCCGATCGCACTGCCCGGGCTCGGTCACGTCCTGAACTTCGGTGACGTTCAGGACGTGGCTGCGATCTCGATCGGTGGGCGGCCCAGCTTTTCGAGGGCGATCGCGTGACGGGCTAACCAACGACGGGATCTTTGACCCACCCCAAGGCATCGTGCAGCTCTGATATGTCGGCGTCGATGATCGCGTACAGGTCTTTATCTTCCTCGCGAAAGAACATGCGCGCCTTCGCTTCGTCTTCGGCAGGGGGAAGCATCGCTCCCAGGCGCTCCGGCCATTTCGCGTCTATGAATCTCATGAGCCGCTTCCAGGCCGCGGATCGGGTCTGATGGAGGCTCAGGACGGGAACGCCGTTTACTACAATCGCAAGGATCGTCACCTGCATGGTCACATACGCCCCCTCGATTTCGTCATGTTCGTGATGATCTTGCGGAGGAGGACAACGTCTAACCTCCTGGCAGCATGTTGTCGTGTTCTCGAGAACCCTCGCTAACCGGCCCGTCCGTCTGATGGCCTGCCATTCGAGCATTTCCTGTGAAGGCCAGTCCTGCAATCTCCCGCTTCCAACGCAAGCTGGGGAAGAAGGCGGGAACATGGGCCATGTACTGGCGGTAGCTATCGCCGTAGGTCGCGAGCGCGTATCTCTCCTCATGCTTAGCCAAACGAATGTACATCACCACCAGCACTGGAAACATGGCAAGCGTCAGAAGCGTCGGCCATTGTAGCAAGAAACCGAGCATGACGAGGATGAACCCTACGTATTGAGGGTGCCGCACCCGGGCGTAGACCCCCGTCATTGCCAATTCGTGTTTGCGCTGACTCGTGTGAAGCGCCGTCCACGCGATCGAGATTAGCCAAAAGCCTACACCAATCAGCACAAAGCTGGCGATGTGGAACGGGCCGAAATGCGGATTGATGCGCCAGCCGAACATCATTTCCAGGATGTGGCCAGCATCGTGGCTCCACCAGTCGACGCCGGGGAAATGCGACTGGAGCCACCCCGACAGCAGGAAG harbors:
- a CDS encoding methyltransferase family protein; this translates as MTHADYGYGLWGLALVNAAVFILFAFSFFKPATRRDWRSFGAFSAFIVALFAEMYGFPLTIFLLSGWLQSHFPGVDWWSHDAGHILEMMFGWRINPHFGPFHIASFVLIGVGFWLISIAWTALHTSQRKHELAMTGVYARVRHPQYVGFILVMLGFLLQWPTLLTLAMFPVLVVMYIRLAKHEERYALATYGDSYRQYMAHVPAFFPSLRWKREIAGLAFTGNARMAGHQTDGPVSEGSREHDNMLPGG